The following proteins are co-located in the Gloeocapsa sp. PCC 7428 genome:
- the glyS gene encoding glycine--tRNA ligase subunit beta has translation MPSFLLEVGTEELPADFVGSAIQQWRSLIPQSLQDNSLSASSIDVYGTPRRLAIVIQGLPTQQPNREEEIKGPPAQAAFKDGQPTKAAEGFAKKQGVALEALEIRATDKGDFVFVQQRIPGRPTAEILTELVPQWITKLEGKRLMRWGDGDLRFARPIVWLVTLLDDAVLPVELENGSEKIKSDRFSLGHRVLSPEKVIVDHSNNYVDILRRAFVEVNPQQRQNQIQEQTQAAAQKVKGTTQIYPDLLAEITNLVEFPTAVVGNFDDEFLNLPAEVITTVMVTQQRYFPVFKADNSDELLPYFITISNGDPAKSDIIAAGNARVIRARLADGQFFYKTDLSKPLESYLPQLETVTFQEDLGSVRDKVTRLSKIAELVSAQLALSENECDLIQRAALLCKADLVTQMVYEFPELQGVMGQKYALASGEPEAVATAIFEHYLPRGASDHLPSSIIGQVVGLADRLDTLVSIFGLGMIPTGSSDPFALRRAANAIINITWSANLQLNLHQLLEQVATDFVTAHPQARFDELVHQLQEFFLQRLRTQLQEEKAVDYDLVNAVLGDNDLEYKLRALQDLLDVRDRALFLQSIRNNGELEKVYDTVNRSTRLAAQGDLNTTELHPQLINQELFQKSSEQAFYDALVQLEPKTIAARTSRDYQQLITALAEIAPKVSNFFDGPDSVLVMDSDPEIRRNRLNLLGLLRNHARVLADFGAIVKT, from the coding sequence ATGCCTAGTTTTTTATTAGAAGTTGGTACAGAAGAATTACCTGCGGATTTTGTGGGAAGTGCAATTCAACAATGGCGATCGCTGATTCCGCAGAGTTTGCAAGACAATAGTTTGTCGGCGAGTTCGATTGACGTTTACGGTACTCCTCGACGATTAGCGATTGTGATTCAGGGATTACCCACGCAACAACCAAATCGCGAGGAAGAAATTAAAGGCCCACCCGCCCAAGCGGCGTTTAAAGATGGACAACCAACGAAGGCTGCGGAAGGATTTGCCAAGAAGCAAGGTGTTGCGCTTGAAGCGCTGGAAATTCGCGCTACAGATAAGGGTGATTTTGTCTTTGTGCAACAGCGCATCCCTGGACGACCGACCGCCGAAATCTTAACAGAGTTAGTCCCGCAGTGGATTACGAAACTCGAAGGTAAGCGCTTGATGCGGTGGGGTGATGGCGATTTGCGGTTTGCGCGACCGATTGTCTGGTTAGTGACGTTGCTCGATGATGCTGTATTGCCTGTAGAGTTAGAGAATGGTTCAGAAAAGATTAAGAGCGATCGCTTTAGTCTTGGACATCGCGTCTTATCGCCAGAAAAGGTAATAGTTGACCATTCTAATAACTATGTAGATATACTACGACGTGCTTTCGTTGAAGTCAACCCACAGCAGCGACAAAATCAAATTCAAGAACAGACACAAGCTGCTGCCCAAAAAGTCAAGGGAACTACGCAGATTTATCCTGATTTATTAGCAGAAATAACGAATTTAGTAGAATTTCCGACTGCCGTTGTTGGGAATTTTGATGATGAGTTTTTGAACTTACCTGCGGAAGTCATTACAACGGTTATGGTGACTCAGCAGCGATACTTTCCTGTATTTAAAGCTGATAATTCTGACGAGCTTTTACCATACTTTATTACAATTTCTAATGGCGACCCAGCAAAATCAGATATCATTGCTGCGGGTAATGCAAGAGTAATTCGCGCTCGATTAGCTGACGGTCAATTTTTCTACAAAACTGATTTATCAAAACCATTAGAAAGTTATTTACCACAGCTAGAAACCGTCACTTTTCAAGAAGATTTAGGTTCAGTTCGCGATAAAGTCACGCGATTAAGTAAGATTGCTGAACTTGTTTCTGCACAATTAGCGCTATCAGAAAATGAGTGCGACTTAATTCAACGCGCCGCTTTGTTATGCAAAGCTGACTTAGTGACACAAATGGTGTATGAATTTCCCGAACTTCAAGGAGTTATGGGGCAAAAGTATGCTTTGGCAAGTGGCGAACCCGAAGCCGTAGCCACCGCAATTTTTGAGCATTACTTACCACGCGGCGCAAGCGATCACTTACCAAGCAGCATTATAGGTCAAGTCGTTGGTTTAGCCGACCGCCTCGACACGTTAGTCAGTATTTTTGGCTTGGGAATGATCCCAACAGGTTCATCCGATCCTTTTGCTTTAAGACGTGCCGCCAATGCCATAATTAATATTACCTGGAGTGCGAACTTACAACTCAACTTACATCAACTTTTAGAGCAAGTAGCTACAGATTTTGTCACCGCACATCCTCAAGCGCGATTCGATGAATTAGTACACCAACTTCAAGAATTCTTCTTACAACGCCTGCGTACTCAATTACAAGAGGAAAAAGCAGTTGATTATGATTTAGTCAATGCCGTTTTAGGAGATAATGACCTTGAGTACAAGTTGCGAGCGCTACAAGATTTACTAGACGTACGCGATCGCGCTTTATTTCTCCAATCCATTCGTAATAATGGTGAGTTAGAGAAAGTTTACGACACGGTAAATCGATCAACAAGATTAGCTGCGCAAGGAGATTTAAATACTACCGAGTTACATCCACAATTAATCAATCAAGAACTATTTCAAAAATCATCCGAACAAGCATTTTATGATGCCTTGGTACAACTCGAACCAAAAACAATTGCTGCTCGTACCTCGCGTGATTATCAACAATTGATAACAGCATTAGCAGAAATTGCCCCTAAAGTAAGCAACTTCTTCGATGGACCAGACAGCGTTTTAGTGATGGATTCTGACCCAGAAATTAGACGAAATCGTTTAAATCTACTCGGACTCCTACGCAATCACGCCCGCGTGTTAGCAGATTTCGGTGCAATAGTCAAAACTTAG
- a CDS encoding DUF2382 domain-containing protein: MVLYKLEDFDPDYRDSFDGSDIKGFDVYTDVNNENVGTIKNILVDEAGHFRYFVVDTGFWIFGKEVLLPVGRARIDQGAGRVIASGLTKEQVEALPEFSDDLRVDYDYEERVRGVYRPQTLESTAPLDTATATTAGAVAPRANTEYNRDTYDYQHDADLYNMNRQDQQALKLYEERLVANKTRRKAGEVSIGKRVETETAQVSIPVEKEKVVVERTTPTNTQAVASPGTDAFREGEVARVELHEESADVQKEAFVREEVKVKKVVEQDTVNAQETIRREELDLGKSGNLNVDQKS, encoded by the coding sequence ATGGTTCTTTACAAACTGGAAGATTTCGATCCTGACTATCGCGATAGTTTTGACGGTAGCGATATTAAAGGATTTGATGTTTACACAGACGTAAACAACGAGAATGTTGGTACTATCAAAAATATCTTGGTAGACGAAGCCGGACACTTTCGCTACTTTGTGGTTGATACAGGTTTCTGGATTTTTGGTAAAGAAGTTTTATTACCCGTCGGTCGCGCGCGGATTGACCAAGGAGCAGGAAGAGTTATCGCATCAGGCTTAACAAAAGAGCAAGTCGAAGCTTTACCCGAATTTAGCGACGATTTGCGCGTAGACTACGATTATGAAGAGCGCGTACGTGGAGTATATCGTCCACAAACGCTAGAATCAACAGCACCCCTAGATACAGCTACAGCGACTACAGCAGGTGCTGTCGCACCGCGCGCGAATACAGAATACAATCGCGATACCTACGACTACCAACATGACGCTGATTTATACAACATGAATCGGCAAGACCAGCAAGCGCTTAAGCTTTATGAAGAGCGGTTAGTCGCTAATAAGACACGGAGGAAAGCAGGCGAGGTATCGATTGGTAAAAGGGTAGAAACCGAAACCGCGCAAGTTTCGATACCTGTAGAAAAAGAAAAAGTCGTTGTGGAACGCACAACCCCTACCAACACTCAAGCTGTCGCGTCCCCTGGAACCGATGCTTTCCGCGAGGGTGAAGTTGCACGCGTAGAATTGCATGAAGAATCAGCAGATGTTCAAAAAGAAGCTTTTGTACGCGAAGAAGTTAAGGTGAAGAAAGTTGTTGAGCAAGACACCGTTAACGCACAAGAAACAATCCGTAGGGAGGAGTTGGATCTAGGTAAATCAGGCAACTTAAACGTTGACCAAAAAAGTTAG
- a CDS encoding aldose epimerase, whose amino-acid sequence MVFAIASSQQQYKTYTLTDKAADSLLEVVPERGGIVTRWSIQGQEIFYLDAERFANPHLSVRGGIPILFPICGNLPDNTYTHNGQHYTLKQHGFARDLPWEVTEQVTQDQASLMLVLESNDTTRTVYPFDFHLAFTYQLQGNQLAILQRITNHSAIAMPFSVGLHPYFLVRDKTQLQFTIPATEYQDQRTKTHHAFTGNFDFGQDEIDAAFRPLSAANASVCDRDRGLQLHLSWDDTYYKTFVFWTQKGKDFYCVEPWTAPRNALNTGTDLISLEPGASLNTWVNMEITFL is encoded by the coding sequence ATCGTGTTTGCGATCGCATCTTCTCAACAACAATACAAAACCTACACCCTCACCGATAAAGCCGCTGATTCGCTTTTAGAAGTTGTCCCTGAACGCGGTGGGATCGTCACGCGTTGGTCGATTCAAGGTCAAGAAATTTTCTACTTGGACGCAGAACGGTTTGCGAATCCGCACTTAAGCGTACGTGGTGGTATACCGATTTTGTTTCCGATTTGTGGAAACTTACCAGACAACACTTATACGCACAACGGGCAACACTACACGCTCAAACAACACGGCTTTGCCCGCGATTTACCTTGGGAAGTCACCGAACAGGTAACGCAAGACCAAGCCAGTCTAATGCTGGTGCTAGAAAGCAACGACACAACGCGTACAGTCTATCCGTTCGATTTTCACCTGGCGTTTACATATCAGCTACAGGGAAATCAATTAGCGATTCTCCAACGTATTACAAATCACTCCGCAATCGCTATGCCCTTTTCGGTAGGGCTGCATCCCTATTTTCTCGTACGCGATAAAACGCAGTTGCAGTTCACTATCCCCGCAACGGAATATCAAGACCAGCGTACCAAGACACATCACGCCTTTACAGGTAATTTTGATTTCGGGCAAGATGAGATCGACGCTGCGTTTCGACCGCTCAGCGCTGCAAATGCGAGTGTTTGCGATCGCGATCGCGGCTTACAATTGCATCTGAGTTGGGATGATACGTATTACAAAACCTTCGTTTTCTGGACGCAGAAAGGCAAAGATTTTTACTGTGTCGAGCCGTGGACTGCACCGCGTAATGCGCTCAATACAGGCACTGATTTGATCTCCTTAGAACCTGGTGCAAGTTTGAATACTTGGGTAAATATGGAAATCACTTTTTTATAG
- a CDS encoding thioredoxin family protein gives MVKTASTMLPLGTQAPNFELPDVVTGQTISLSSFAGKPLLVMFICQHCPFVKHIKSELANLGKDYANRDLGIVAISSNDINKYPDDAPEKLKVMAEEAGFLFPICFDESQEVAKAYTAACTPDFFLFDADQKLVYRGQLDDSRPSNGIPVTGKDLRAALNAILTGKTVDSNQKPSIGCNIKWKPGNEPSYYG, from the coding sequence GTGGTAAAAACTGCTTCAACAATGTTGCCGTTAGGAACTCAAGCGCCGAACTTTGAATTACCAGATGTCGTGACTGGACAGACGATTTCGCTATCAAGCTTTGCTGGAAAGCCGCTGCTAGTCATGTTTATCTGTCAGCACTGCCCGTTTGTCAAACATATCAAATCAGAACTCGCCAACTTAGGCAAAGACTACGCCAATCGCGATCTTGGAATCGTTGCAATTAGCTCTAACGATATCAATAAATATCCAGATGATGCACCGGAAAAATTAAAAGTCATGGCTGAAGAAGCTGGTTTTTTATTTCCAATATGCTTCGATGAAAGCCAAGAAGTTGCTAAAGCTTACACGGCGGCTTGTACGCCAGATTTCTTTTTGTTCGATGCGGATCAAAAGTTAGTTTATCGCGGTCAGTTAGATGATAGCCGACCGAGTAATGGTATACCTGTCACCGGTAAAGATTTACGTGCCGCCTTGAATGCGATCCTAACAGGGAAAACGGTTGATTCTAACCAAAAACCTAGTATCGGCTGCAATATTAAATGGAAACCTGGCAACGAACCAAGTTACTACGGCTAG
- the aspS gene encoding aspartate--tRNA ligase, translated as MRTHYCGELRSSNIGETVTLNGWVDRRRDHGGVIFLDLRDRTGIVQIVSDPQRTPGSYAQADALRNEYVVQITGRVTQRPSESLNPRLPTGEIEIYADEIKLLNAVHKQLPFQVATADTETVREELRLKYRYLDIRTSRMSRNLQLRHQVVKAIRRYLEDQYNFIEVETPILTRSTPEGARDYLVPSRVNPSEWFALPQSPQLFKQLLMVSGCDRYYQIARCFRDEDLRADRQPEFTQLDMEMSFMSQAEILELNEGLVCHIFKTVKGIELPRPFPRLTWAEAMEHYGSDKPDTRFGLELVNVSDLVKDSGFKVFSGAIAAGGTVKVLPIPHGNDIISNVRIKPGGDLFKEAIEAGAKGLAYIRVRDDGEIDTIGAIKDNLTAEQKHELLQRTGAKAGHLLLFGAGDSATVNKTLDRLRLVIGRELGLIDPDKINLLWVTDFPMFEWNADEKRLEALHHPFTAPHPDDLHDLKTARAQAYDLVLNGVEIGGGSLRIYQREIQEQVFSAIGLSQAQAQNKFGFLLEAFEYGTPPHGGIAYGLDRLVMLLAGEESIRDVIAFPKTQQARCLLTDAPSSVDDKQLKELQVVSTYKPKA; from the coding sequence ATGCGAACTCACTATTGCGGCGAATTGCGTTCCTCAAATATTGGAGAAACTGTCACCCTAAATGGCTGGGTAGACCGTCGCCGCGATCATGGAGGCGTGATATTTTTAGATTTACGCGACCGCACTGGAATTGTGCAAATCGTTAGCGATCCGCAACGTACACCAGGATCTTACGCGCAAGCTGACGCACTGCGAAACGAATACGTCGTCCAAATCACTGGAAGAGTTACCCAGCGTCCATCCGAATCGCTTAACCCGCGCCTACCTACGGGTGAAATCGAAATTTACGCCGATGAAATAAAGCTTCTCAACGCTGTACACAAGCAATTACCCTTTCAAGTCGCAACAGCTGATACTGAGACAGTGCGCGAAGAATTGCGGTTGAAATATCGCTATTTAGACATTCGTACCAGTCGCATGAGTCGCAATTTACAGTTGCGTCACCAAGTCGTCAAAGCAATTCGGCGTTACCTCGAAGATCAATACAACTTTATTGAAGTTGAAACACCAATTTTGACACGTTCGACCCCCGAAGGCGCAAGAGATTACCTCGTTCCCAGTCGCGTCAATCCGAGTGAATGGTTTGCATTACCGCAGTCACCGCAGTTGTTTAAACAATTGCTAATGGTATCAGGATGCGATCGCTACTATCAAATTGCGCGGTGTTTCCGCGATGAAGACTTACGCGCCGACAGACAACCAGAATTTACGCAACTCGACATGGAAATGAGTTTCATGTCGCAAGCCGAAATTCTCGAACTCAACGAAGGTTTAGTTTGTCATATTTTCAAAACCGTCAAAGGAATCGAACTTCCACGTCCTTTCCCGCGTTTAACATGGGCGGAGGCGATGGAACATTACGGAAGCGATAAACCGGATACGCGCTTTGGTTTAGAACTTGTGAATGTTTCTGATTTAGTCAAAGATTCAGGGTTCAAAGTATTTTCAGGGGCGATCGCCGCTGGTGGTACAGTCAAAGTTCTGCCAATTCCTCACGGAAATGACATTATTTCTAATGTCCGTATCAAACCTGGTGGCGATTTATTCAAAGAAGCCATCGAAGCGGGTGCTAAAGGATTAGCTTATATTCGCGTGCGCGATGATGGCGAAATTGACACGATTGGCGCGATTAAAGACAATCTCACCGCTGAACAAAAGCACGAATTATTGCAGCGTACAGGTGCGAAAGCCGGACATTTATTACTTTTTGGTGCGGGTGATAGCGCGACTGTTAACAAAACTTTAGATCGATTGCGGCTAGTTATTGGACGCGAATTAGGGTTAATCGACCCTGATAAAATTAACTTGCTATGGGTGACAGATTTCCCTATGTTTGAGTGGAATGCCGACGAAAAGCGTTTAGAAGCGCTGCATCACCCCTTTACCGCACCGCATCCAGATGACTTGCACGATCTTAAAACTGCGCGCGCGCAAGCGTACGATTTAGTATTGAATGGTGTTGAAATTGGCGGCGGAAGTCTGCGGATATATCAACGCGAAATTCAAGAACAAGTATTTAGTGCGATCGGACTTTCCCAAGCGCAGGCACAAAATAAATTTGGCTTTCTTTTAGAAGCGTTTGAGTATGGAACACCACCGCATGGTGGAATTGCTTACGGTTTAGATCGCTTGGTGATGTTACTCGCTGGCGAAGAGTCGATTCGCGATGTCATCGCGTTTCCAAAGACACAACAAGCGCGGTGTTTATTAACCGATGCGCCTTCGAGTGTGGATGACAAGCAGTTGAAAGAATTGCAGGTTGTTTCGACGTATAAGCCCAAAGCTTAA
- the pdhA gene encoding pyruvate dehydrogenase (acetyl-transferring) E1 component subunit alpha, giving the protein MVQERTLPTFSATTAQLSKEEGLRLYEDMILGRYFEDKCAEMYYRGKMFGFVHLYNGQEAVSTGVIQSMRPGEDYVCSTYRDHVHALSAGVPAKQVMAELFGKATGCSKGRGGSMHMFSEEHRLLGGYAFVAEGIPVATGAAFQSKYRREVMGDESADQVTACFFGDGACNNGQFFECLNMAALWKLPILYVVENNKWAIGMAHERATSQPEIYKKASVFGMAGVEVDGMDVLAVRQVAQEAVARARAGEGPTLIEALTYRFRGHSLADPDELRSKDEKEFWFARDPIKKLAAYLTEQNLASQAELKQIEQKIQQEIDEAVKFAESSPEPDPNELYRYIFAED; this is encoded by the coding sequence ATGGTGCAAGAACGAACATTACCCACCTTTTCTGCAACTACGGCGCAACTGAGTAAAGAAGAAGGTTTGCGGCTGTATGAAGACATGATTTTGGGGCGCTACTTTGAAGACAAGTGCGCGGAAATGTATTACCGAGGCAAAATGTTTGGCTTTGTCCATCTTTACAACGGGCAAGAAGCCGTTTCAACTGGCGTGATTCAATCGATGCGCCCTGGCGAAGATTACGTTTGTAGCACGTATCGCGACCACGTTCATGCGTTGAGTGCAGGAGTACCAGCTAAACAAGTGATGGCAGAACTTTTCGGTAAAGCCACAGGCTGTAGTAAAGGGCGGGGTGGCTCGATGCATATGTTCTCAGAAGAACATCGCCTGCTGGGTGGTTATGCATTTGTCGCGGAAGGCATTCCGGTGGCTACAGGCGCAGCGTTTCAATCGAAATATCGTCGCGAGGTGATGGGCGATGAAAGCGCGGATCAAGTGACGGCTTGCTTTTTTGGCGATGGCGCTTGTAATAACGGTCAATTTTTTGAATGTCTCAACATGGCGGCGTTGTGGAAACTGCCGATTCTTTATGTTGTCGAGAATAACAAGTGGGCGATCGGTATGGCGCACGAACGCGCAACCTCGCAGCCAGAAATTTATAAGAAAGCTAGCGTGTTTGGCATGGCGGGTGTTGAAGTTGATGGCATGGATGTTTTAGCCGTGCGCCAAGTTGCGCAAGAAGCTGTAGCGCGCGCTCGAGCAGGCGAAGGTCCTACACTAATTGAAGCATTGACATATCGTTTTCGCGGTCACTCGCTGGCTGATCCAGATGAGTTGCGCAGCAAAGACGAAAAAGAATTTTGGTTTGCCCGCGATCCGATTAAGAAACTTGCTGCATATTTAACTGAGCAAAATTTGGCATCGCAGGCAGAATTGAAACAAATTGAACAGAAAATTCAGCAGGAAATTGACGAAGCGGTGAAGTTTGCTGAAAGCAGCCCAGAGCCAGATCCTAATGAGTTGTATCGTTACATCTTTGCGGAAGATTAA
- a CDS encoding S-layer homology domain-containing protein — translation MSSSFSTKDIALLSLGLTVVAPLVSIAPAIAQTTFPDVPQNYWARPFIESLTARNIIAGYPDGTFRPEQAVQRDEFAALVRRAFSTQQERDIPSASVFNDVPEEYWANPAIEEAYEQGFMEATENNNFLPEEEIQRAQALMILMRGLNLVPAQTAATTPQTTAGQTTPANRRRAQRGSIPFAIASLMQPVFSAVSQVAPAQASPPETTTPPATQAAVSRPPSEIVNNYYVDAAQIPSNAVEDVARATEANIVVNYPNVRVLNPTEPLSRASAAAWIHQALVRLGRIEPLTPNVEATNYIVGRSTLENQQ, via the coding sequence ATGTCTAGCTCGTTTTCCACAAAAGATATAGCACTATTAAGTTTAGGATTAACCGTAGTTGCTCCGTTGGTTAGTATTGCACCAGCTATAGCACAAACGACTTTTCCTGATGTACCTCAAAATTATTGGGCGCGACCTTTTATTGAATCTTTAACAGCACGCAACATCATTGCTGGCTATCCTGATGGTACGTTTAGACCCGAACAAGCTGTACAGCGTGATGAATTTGCTGCACTCGTGCGTCGGGCTTTTAGTACTCAACAAGAAAGAGATATTCCTAGTGCCAGTGTATTTAATGACGTTCCCGAAGAATATTGGGCAAATCCAGCAATTGAAGAAGCTTACGAACAAGGCTTTATGGAAGCCACAGAAAATAATAATTTTCTTCCAGAAGAAGAAATCCAACGCGCACAAGCACTTATGATTTTAATGCGCGGATTGAATTTAGTACCAGCACAAACAGCCGCAACCACACCGCAAACAACTGCTGGACAAACAACCCCAGCAAATCGCCGCCGCGCACAGAGAGGATCGATTCCATTTGCGATCGCATCCTTAATGCAACCTGTATTTAGTGCAGTCAGTCAAGTCGCACCCGCACAAGCATCGCCACCTGAAACAACAACCCCGCCTGCGACTCAAGCAGCAGTTAGCCGTCCACCCTCTGAAATTGTCAACAACTACTACGTTGACGCAGCACAAATTCCCTCAAATGCTGTAGAAGATGTTGCTAGAGCAACGGAAGCAAATATTGTTGTTAATTATCCTAATGTACGCGTTTTGAATCCTACAGAACCTTTAAGCCGCGCTAGCGCCGCAGCATGGATTCACCAAGCATTAGTTCGTCTCGGTAGAATTGAGCCACTTACTCCAAATGTAGAAGCGACAAATTATATCGTTGGTCGTTCTACTTTAGAAAATCAGCAATAG
- the fba gene encoding class II fructose-bisphosphate aldolase (catalyzes the reversible aldol condensation of dihydroxyacetonephosphate and glyceraldehyde 3-phosphate in the Calvin cycle, glycolysis, and/or gluconeogenesis) → MALVPMRLLLDHAAENGYGIPAFNVNNMEQIQAIMQAAKETDSPVILQASRGARKYAGENFLRHLILAAVETYPYIPIAMHQDHGNEPATCYSAMKNGFTSVMMDGSLEADAKTPASYEYNVNVTREVVKVAHAIGVSVEGELGCLGSLETGMGEAEDGHGFEGKLDHSQLLTDPDQAVDFVEQTQVDALAVAIGTSHGAYKFTRKPTGEILAISRIEEIHRRLPNTHLVMHGSSSVPEDLLELINQYGGTIPETYGVPVEEIQKGIKSGVRKVNIDTDNRLAITAAVREALAANPKEFDPRHFLKPSIKYMQKVCADRYQQFEAAGQASKIKQISQDEFAAKYAKGELSAVTKKTVSV, encoded by the coding sequence ATGGCGCTCGTACCAATGCGGCTGCTGTTGGATCATGCGGCTGAAAACGGTTACGGCATTCCAGCTTTCAACGTGAACAACATGGAGCAGATCCAGGCAATTATGCAGGCTGCTAAAGAGACAGATAGCCCCGTGATCTTACAAGCTTCTCGTGGCGCACGTAAATATGCTGGTGAAAACTTTTTGCGTCACTTGATTCTAGCAGCAGTAGAAACCTATCCTTATATTCCTATTGCCATGCACCAGGATCATGGTAATGAGCCAGCGACTTGCTACTCTGCGATGAAAAATGGCTTTACCAGCGTGATGATGGATGGTTCGCTGGAAGCAGATGCTAAAACTCCTGCAAGTTATGAGTATAACGTCAATGTTACCCGTGAAGTCGTGAAAGTTGCTCATGCGATCGGTGTTAGCGTTGAAGGTGAACTCGGCTGTTTGGGTTCTTTGGAAACTGGTATGGGTGAAGCTGAAGATGGTCATGGTTTCGAGGGTAAACTCGACCACTCCCAACTATTAACCGATCCTGACCAAGCGGTTGATTTTGTTGAGCAAACTCAAGTTGATGCTTTGGCGGTAGCAATTGGTACTAGCCACGGTGCTTACAAGTTTACTCGCAAACCTACTGGCGAAATTTTGGCAATTAGCCGAATTGAAGAAATTCACCGTCGTCTACCAAATACCCACTTGGTAATGCATGGTTCTTCTTCAGTACCTGAAGATCTGCTAGAACTTATTAACCAGTATGGTGGTACAATTCCTGAAACCTACGGTGTACCTGTAGAAGAAATTCAAAAAGGTATCAAGAGTGGTGTCCGTAAGGTAAACATCGACACTGACAACCGTCTGGCGATTACCGCAGCAGTACGCGAAGCTTTGGCGGCGAATCCTAAAGAGTTTGACCCCCGTCACTTCCTCAAGCCTTCGATTAAGTATATGCAGAAGGTTTGTGCAGACCGCTATCAACAGTTTGAGGCGGCTGGTCAAGCTAGCAAGATCAAGCAAATTTCGCAAGACGAGTTTGCAGCGAAGTACGCTAAGGGTGAATTAAGTGCTGTAACGAAGAAGACAGTTTCTGTGTAA
- a CDS encoding sulfocyanin-like copper-binding protein — MLIALIFLLVAIGSVDREAIAAQTVTQVKVIETEMAIELSPRTVPAGAIEFIAYNQGQLPHEMEIIKTDVPLDQMPIKNNRLDRKKVGEKIDEIEAEDLPSGATATLLTTLQPGRYLIECNIPGHFQAGMKAELLVE; from the coding sequence TTGCTGATTGCTCTAATTTTTCTACTTGTTGCAATTGGCAGTGTTGACCGTGAGGCGATCGCCGCCCAAACTGTCACTCAAGTTAAAGTTATTGAAACCGAAATGGCAATTGAATTATCGCCCCGCACTGTACCTGCTGGTGCGATCGAATTCATTGCCTACAACCAAGGTCAACTTCCCCACGAAATGGAAATCATCAAAACTGATGTACCACTCGACCAAATGCCTATCAAAAACAACCGACTCGATCGCAAAAAAGTCGGTGAAAAAATCGATGAAATCGAAGCCGAAGACCTACCCAGCGGCGCAACAGCAACACTCCTGACCACCCTCCAACCAGGAAGATACCTCATCGAATGCAACATTCCAGGACACTTCCAAGCCGGAATGAAAGCCGAACTCTTAGTCGAATAA
- a CDS encoding carbon-nitrogen hydrolase family protein: MKPYLAAAIQMTSLPNLEKNLVQAEELIELAVRQGAKLVSLPENFSYLGEETAKIAQASAIAQKSEKFLKTMAQRFQVTILGGGFPVPVDSTKVYNTALLIDPSGQELSRYHKVHLFDVNLPDGNTYRESSTVMAGNQLPPVYASKDLGNLGLSVCYDVRFPELYRHMALKGADILFVPAAFTAYTGKDHWQVLLQARAIENTCYIIAPAQTGQHYALRQSHGHAMIVDPWGVILADAGNSPGVAIAEINPTRLDQVRRQMPSLQHSVFL, translated from the coding sequence ATGAAGCCTTATCTTGCCGCCGCAATCCAAATGACGAGCCTGCCTAACTTAGAGAAAAACTTAGTTCAAGCAGAAGAATTAATCGAACTTGCTGTGCGTCAAGGTGCCAAGTTAGTGAGTTTGCCAGAAAACTTTTCTTACTTGGGAGAGGAAACAGCGAAGATTGCGCAAGCAAGTGCGATCGCGCAAAAGAGTGAAAAATTCCTCAAAACAATGGCACAGCGCTTTCAAGTCACAATTCTGGGTGGTGGGTTTCCCGTACCTGTAGACAGTACAAAAGTCTACAATACTGCTTTACTCATCGATCCTAGTGGTCAAGAACTCTCGCGCTATCACAAAGTTCATCTGTTTGATGTCAACTTACCCGACGGTAACACCTACCGCGAATCAAGTACAGTGATGGCAGGGAACCAACTACCCCCTGTCTACGCTTCCAAAGATCTCGGCAATCTCGGACTTTCGGTGTGTTACGATGTACGGTTTCCCGAACTTTATCGCCACATGGCACTCAAAGGCGCAGATATTCTCTTTGTTCCGGCTGCGTTTACGGCATACACTGGAAAAGACCACTGGCAAGTGCTACTGCAAGCTAGAGCCATCGAGAATACTTGCTACATTATCGCCCCAGCACAAACCGGACAACACTACGCCCTGCGTCAATCGCATGGACACGCAATGATCGTCGATCCTTGGGGAGTCATTTTAGCCGATGCTGGAAATTCGCCAGGAGTTGCGATCGCCGAAATTAACCCAACGCGCTTAGACCAAGTCCGCAGACAAATGCCATCACTGCAACATAGCGTATTTTTGTAG